The Pleurodeles waltl isolate 20211129_DDA chromosome 7, aPleWal1.hap1.20221129, whole genome shotgun sequence genome includes a region encoding these proteins:
- the LOC138246700 gene encoding C-X-C chemokine receptor type 3-2-like, with the protein MDATSSYLDGDEYGSAYYSLPTDLPDLSEETAPCTMESIGHFNTVFIPIAFSLIFVLGLVGNGLVLLVLGLRKCPWHLADHYLLQLAVADLLLCLTLPFWVTQFAHGWVLGRIPCKLLGALFTLNMYSTVFFLACISLDRFLAIVHAMDLYRRQRPIHTHLLCLLVWSICLGFAGVEIFFREVEFSVRARVFFCHNAFAPIDANKWRIALRLTNLSMGFLIPLLIMVFCYSQIFCSLHRSNLFAKHKSLKVVVVLLVVFVLCWAPYNTFLLVDSLQRLGYIDRNCYLEQVLDFGVTITECLGLAHCCLNPIIYAFIGVKFRHELVRLFKKSRLQNQRSNLSPSSGHQSCREHTVSSSAEQATSTIYPVLM; encoded by the coding sequence TACTATTCCTTGCCCACGGATCTCCCGGATCTATCTGAGGAAACTGCGCCCTGCACGATGGAGTCCATCGGCCACTTCAACACAGTCTTCATTCCTATTGCCTTCTCGCTCATCTTCGTGCTGGGTCTGGTGGGGAATGGCCTAGTGCTGCTGGTCCTTGGCTTAAGGAAGTGTCCCTGGCACCTGGCTGACCACTACCTGCTGCAGCTGGCCGTCGCCgacctcctcctctgcctcacctTGCCCTTCTGGGTCACCCAGTTTGCTCATGGGTGGGTTTTGGGCCGCATCCCCTGCAAGCTGCTGGGGGCGCTCTTCACGCTCAATATGTACAGCACTGTCTTCTTCTTGGCCTGCATCAGTCTGGACCGGTTCCTGGCTATTGTCCATGCCATGGACCTGTACCGCAGGCAGCGGCCCATCCATACCCATCTGCTCTGCCTCTTGGTGTGGTCCATCTGCCTGGGCTTCGCCGGGGTGGAGATCTTTTTCAGGGAAGTGGAGTTTTCTGTCCGTGCAAGGGTCTTCTTCTGCCATAATGCCTTTGCACCGATCGATGCCAACAAATGGAGGATTGCTCTGCGTCTGACTAACCTGAGCATGGGCTTCCTCATCCCGCTGCTGATCATGGTCTTCTGCTACTCACAGATTTTCTGCTCCTTGCACCGTTCCAACCTGTTTGCAAAGCACAAGTccctgaaggtggtggtggtgcttctggtggtCTTTGTCCTCTGCTGGGCGCCCTACAACACCTTCCTGCTCGTCGATAGCCTTCAGCGGCTGGGCTACATCGACCGCAACTGCTACTTGGAACAGGTGCTTGACTTTGGAGTGACCATCACTGAATGCCTGGGACTCGCTCACTGCTGCTTGAACCCCATCATTTATGCATTTATTGGTGTTAAATTTAGGCATGAACTTGTCAGGTTGTTCAAGAAGAGCAGGCTGCAAAACCAAAGATCAAATCTAAGTCCTTCCAGTGGCCATCAGAGCTGCAGGGAGCACACAGTGTCCTCATCTGCAGAGCAGGCAACAAGCACCATCTACCCAGTCCTGATGTGA